The following is a genomic window from Epinephelus moara isolate mb chromosome 17, YSFRI_EMoa_1.0, whole genome shotgun sequence.
tgagaacgtgttctgacctggatgtgaaccaactgcagtcacatgacacattgtttgggttaaacatgagcatgttacagtcctggaggattattaatgtgcacctcctcctgtactgccttaatatgcacattcagcacatccaatgcatcaaaacattgttttctagttggagccgcgactcgttttcaaactgtatggtttgactaaaatgaacaatgacagcaatatagtccacgatgagcagcgctaaaatcaacctgcgtagttgtccctccattgtgacattagaaagtgtcacatttatcttgcaagtgtactcttcttcaacgtttgctttacttcctggatttttcctgcatggaaattctgaccaatcaagagcagctttctcacacaaggcatttgatctggtccgcttgtaaatgctgccgtgagaacacgaaccaactctaggcaattatacaactttgtgatgaactcagtccctgattcagaccaaaggagacaactctaggtctgaaagcaccctaatgTTTTTCAAACCAGCACCCCCACAAATAATGAGCATGTGTTTCCGttgtggttgatttttattacgtatgccaaggaggttatgtttacagttctgtttgtttgttgttttgtgtgtcatcACGATGATGTTCAAGaaggtgtgggaaccctgttttagttttgtgtgtttCCATGACAATGACATGCAAGATTCACACAACAATGTTGAGATGTGTCAACAcaggttacttcttttttattttttaagatatttttttgggcatttttagcctttaatggacaggacagttaagtgtgaaagggggagagagaggggggggatgacatgcagcaaagggccagaggctggactcgaacccgggccactgcggcaacagccttgtacatggggcgcctgctctaccactaagccaccgacgccccaacacAGGTTACTTCTAACCAGTAATACAATTTAAACGTGGCAGTGAAGTAATAAAACCCTTTCTTTGGTGAAGCTGTGCACTGTAGAAGAACCTTTTAACCTCTTACCTTACATCCTCCTAGCTGGTGAAATGACCAAGCCGTTGAATTTGGACCCGGCTAACCGTCCGCGGCGTCAAGACTGGGATGGAGAGCTGTGTGAGAACGGCTCCTTTTACTTCACCAAAAGAGACCAAGTGAAAGCGGGAATGCTGCAGGTAGTTGACATGTAACCAGTGATGACCTTTTAAATGAGCAGCGTACATCTATGCAAGGATTTGAAAAGTTTTAACTCACCTTTTTTCACAATTTGACTTTCGTAACTCAGTTTGTATAGCGtcacttgctgctgctgctgcagtcgcCACTGTCTGTGTTACTACCCTACCACCCTCTCTCCAGGGCGGTAAGGTAGCCTACTACGAGATGCTGCCAGAGTACAGTGTTGACATCGATGTGGACATCGACTGGCCTGTGGCAGAACAGAGGGTTCGCAGGTGAGATTACTGTTTGTGCTGTAGGGTTGTAGCAGTACACAAAAGTCAGGGTTCATGTCATATCCCGGTTTAGGAGTTGCAGTTCTGTGCGAGTTTGGTACAGCGGGGAAAAAATCCAAATGCATAAGGATgcgtttgttttaatttattttgaacagacagtAGCCAAGTGTCAACTGTgttggtgctaacatagttcaCAATGCTAAAAGggttttgcggctcaaaatgaagccgtGTTCTCGCAAGAGTTTTCTGGGGGAAGACGGGGAGTGGCCACCGTAATACCCCAGCAACGCCGCATTGCCACCAGGACCGCATTAGCAGCAGGAAGTGCCTAATGAGCGGCGTTGCaagctagctcccacctgacTCGGGTCTGCACAGTACAGAGCTGCCATGGCTAATGTCTGCTAACCTCTGGAGACTAGaaggtgggcagtgggcactgtGTTTCAGCATTTTAACGCAGCTAGCTGGCTGTCAGCCCacaggaaatgaaataaaaggcaagacattaGCATCACTGAACATTAAGATTTCTCCAAATCCTAAAGGATAGCACTTCAAAATGTAGCGCTGGAGATCAATGAGTCAGTGGAGCGTAgaactaaaaggaaaggcctctcaCGGATATCCCTAAATCAAACACTTAAAGGGctgtacagaaaaaaatagtGGTGGAGGGAGGTCAGAAAAGGAGTAGGGTATTGTCAGTTGTTTTGCTGAAGGAGaggttgttttcattttcatttcagccttttattgtgaaatttatttttcttaaaacgATCAAATATTTGcatcagaaaatgaaaacatctcaTCTGAACTTCTTCTTTTCACAGGTATGGTTACTTCGGTCGGGCCATGCCAGAGGTGGTTCGCCTGATGTTCTGCAACGTTTCCGGATGTTTAACAGACGGAAGagtcttcctgtctgtgtccgGAGAAGAGATGGTGTCTGTTAACACCAGAGACACAGAGGGCATCCGCATGCTGCAGAGAGAGGACATAGAGGTTGGAATTTGCTGCCACTTTAAAAAGCAGCGTTGAATTAGCTCGTGTCACGTGGCTGCACACTACTTCTCTGTCTCGGCTCCACCAGGTTGTGctgttgacctctgacctggacCCCGTTACAAAGTCGTTGGAGGACAAGCTGGCCAAGAGGACGGGCTGCCAGGTGATACAAGTGggagaggagccgctgaatgttCTGAAGCCGATGGTGGAGCAGAAGAAGCTGGAGTGGAAGGATGTAGCGTACATGGGTAAAGCAGCTATACCTTTTAAGTATTTCTAAGAATATAGCGTAGGGCTCTGTTGGCATCCATGTCAAGGTTAATCAGTTAATCTACAGAATATTATTAGACAACTATTTAGGTGATTTAAGTAAGCTATCAAACTAAAATGCCAAACATCTACTGGTTCTCAACTTAAGAAATTCACTTTATATATTGTGTTTTGTAGGGGATATATAGTCATATAGTCCAACCCTTACACCCCTGTTCCTTATTGCCATTACAGGAAGTTGGAAACCCTGTATGTGATGTTAATTCCTCTGTCTTACCTCTTCTTCCCGTGTTTCCTCCTCTCAGGTAAAGAGGAACAGGATGTCAACTGTCTGAACCTGGCGGGTTTGAGCGCAGTACCTAAAGACACTCCGCCGGTCGCCATCACTGCCGCCAAGTACATCTGCCACAACTCTTCTGGAATGGGAGCCATGAGGGAGTTTGCTGAGCACATTCTCCtgcagaaagagaaagcaaaggCGAAGATGGATCAGGACCGCATCGACCGCTGCAACTTCTAATTCAAAATGTGAATCAATTAAAACCGCGAGAAAAATCCCAGGAGTCGGTTCAGTTCATGCACGAAGGATAGGAGTAATCAAACGGTGCACTTGAAAATGTTGTAATTTCTGAGACACGTGTCTAATTTTAGAGAtagaattaaaataattaactcCGTTTACAGTCAAGTCTCAAAAAATCAACCTTTTTTTATGGCCACAAAATGTGAAATCTTTACTAATTTTCTTTTACGCTGTAAATACTACAACCGAATCAGAAGTTCACTAACCTTAGTTTATTGTGGCGCGCGGCGCAGGAGGCTGAATTCTCCTCGTCCGCTAAGATAGAGcgtaaagacacaaaatgttgATCCGAACGCAAACAACAGGATGACCCCACGACCAAACCCCAAACTACTAGACTGAAAACGTCTATTCTTAtcttttaaaacaacaaaacaccatGAAACAACCAAAAATAAGCATCGAATAAACATTTGTTATCGTTAACCAACGTCAGATTTACCTGTAACTTAAGATCTTAAAGGTACCAACACCAAATAGTGCCCAAAACATCTTAAGGTATGATGTTACCTAACACAAAACATGTTACTGTTATAATATACATAGTACTATTAGAGATAGAATTGTAGTTTATATATTGGGTGAAGCATTTTAAACCAAAGTATAATTATGAGTTCATTGTCCTAACAAGTTCTGACAAGTTCTCTCGACTGTTTCTACCCATGAACATCACCCC
Proteins encoded in this region:
- the cmasa gene encoding N-acylneuraminate cytidylyltransferase A — its product is MSSRKRCLPGDNGNGEQVGPLPACKQVRAPSNGHVAALILARGGSKGIPLKNIKMLAGVPLLGWVVRSALDSEMFESVWVSTDHDEIEKVAKSWGAKVHRRSAEVSRDASTSLETIQEFVRLNPEIEVICNIQATSPCLHPFHLQKALKKITEEGFDSVFSVVRRHHFRWQEVKDRSGEMTKPLNLDPANRPRRQDWDGELCENGSFYFTKRDQVKAGMLQGGKVAYYEMLPEYSVDIDVDIDWPVAEQRVRRYGYFGRAMPEVVRLMFCNVSGCLTDGRVFLSVSGEEMVSVNTRDTEGIRMLQREDIEVVLLTSDLDPVTKSLEDKLAKRTGCQVIQVGEEPLNVLKPMVEQKKLEWKDVAYMGKEEQDVNCLNLAGLSAVPKDTPPVAITAAKYICHNSSGMGAMREFAEHILLQKEKAKAKMDQDRIDRCNF